The genomic DNA AACCATTGCATCGTATTTTAGGCGTTCATTCCACAGCGCGCGCGAGTCTGTATTTCTATAATACGACAGAGGAAATCGATCGGTTTATTGTTGCTCTGAAGGATGCGATCGACTTTTTCAAAAGCGTGATGTAATGAAAAAATAGGATACTTGCCTTAGATAAAATCTAAATTAAACTGCATATTGAGGAGGAAAAGATGTCCGTTTTACAGAAGCGGCTGTTTACGGTAGAAGAATATTATAAGATGGGTCTAACTGGAATTTTGCGGTCAGGCGATCGCGTCGAGTTAATTGAAGGAGAAATTATTCAGATGTCGCCTATTGGTCCAGTTCATGCTGCTTGTGTCGATCGCCTGACCGAATTACTCTTATCACAATTAAGCGGAAGAGCCAAAGTAAGAGGCCAAAATCCCATACGGTTAAACGACACCTCCGAACCGGAACCGGATGTCTGCGTGGTGCGTCCTCGCACTGATTTTTATCGAGACGGACATCCCCAACCCCAAGATGTATTCCTGGTGGTAGAAGTAGCAGATTCAACCGTAAGAGGCGATCGCGAAATCAAAATTCCCTTGTATGCGCGATCGCAAATTCCAGAAGTGTGGCTGCTTAATCTGCCGGAACAGTGCTTAGAAGTTTATCGAGACCCAACTCCAGAAGGGTATCGGCAGGTACAACGGTTGCAAGAGGGAGATATTGTGACTCTGCAATCCTTTCCAGATATCCAGTTTACTATCGAACAATTACTGGGATAGTCTATACGCTTTCCGTAGCATAAATTCCTTTACTCAATTCCTACTTGATTCGGCAGACTGACCCCTGAGGGATCGGTTGGCGATCGCCAGCAATACCCGATCGCAGAAACCAAGCCCGACCGGCTTTAATGC from Roseofilum casamattae BLCC-M143 includes the following:
- a CDS encoding Uma2 family endonuclease, which codes for MSVLQKRLFTVEEYYKMGLTGILRSGDRVELIEGEIIQMSPIGPVHAACVDRLTELLLSQLSGRAKVRGQNPIRLNDTSEPEPDVCVVRPRTDFYRDGHPQPQDVFLVVEVADSTVRGDREIKIPLYARSQIPEVWLLNLPEQCLEVYRDPTPEGYRQVQRLQEGDIVTLQSFPDIQFTIEQLLG